In a genomic window of Sphingomonas lutea:
- a CDS encoding vgr related protein: MTVDRPLTPGEIALARTVFGDAIDYSGVRMLRRKWWPFQPRNTVMAPTGNVHFHPHDDLWSEDFAAEPLHRQGLFIHELTHVWQAQTRGRFYLPLMRHPFCRYRYNLVPDRPFYRYGLEQQAEIVRHAFLAHNGGRPPLFPPRTLLPFDVGNCA; encoded by the coding sequence ATGACGGTCGACCGCCCCCTGACGCCCGGCGAAATCGCGCTTGCCCGAACCGTGTTCGGCGACGCGATCGACTATTCCGGAGTCCGAATGCTGCGGCGCAAATGGTGGCCGTTTCAGCCCCGCAACACGGTGATGGCGCCCACCGGCAACGTCCACTTCCACCCGCATGACGACCTGTGGTCGGAGGACTTCGCTGCCGAGCCGCTGCACCGGCAGGGCCTGTTCATCCATGAGCTGACCCATGTCTGGCAGGCGCAGACGCGCGGCCGCTTCTATCTGCCGCTGATGCGCCACCCCTTCTGCCGCTACCGCTACAACCTCGTCCCCGACCGCCCCTTCTACCGTTACGGCCTCGAGCAGCAGGCCGAGATCGTCCGTCACGCTTTCCTCGCTCACAACGGCGGCCGCCCCCCGCTTTTCCCACCGCGCACCTTGCTTCCCTTCGATGTGGGTAATTGCGCATGA
- a CDS encoding FAD-dependent oxidoreductase: MSAVGNAERIVVVGAGAFGAWTAHHLHQRGHRVALVEAHSPAHSRASSGGESRLIRAGYGRDAIYTRMAWDSLPQWKALSDQAGLPIFIPGGVLFFSNVRDDYFDGAVEVHRELGLPIEELGRAELQRRFPMIDFDGVAVGLHEPGFGVLMARRAVQALVERFVRDGGTFLEGAVEPPAGDRLDTIRLAGGERISGDRFVFAAGPWLPKLFPDVIGARIRPTRQEVFYFAARAGENDFSPAALPGWADFSTGDLFYGTPDIEGRGVKFAHDAHGPPVDPDTQDRRPSDSALAEVISFRDRRFPELRGAPLIGAEVCQYENSSNGDFLIDLHPRWDNVLLVGGGSGHGFKHGPEVGRYAAARLFGSADPEPRFSLATKSETHQREVH, from the coding sequence GTGAGCGCGGTCGGTAACGCCGAACGCATCGTCGTCGTCGGCGCCGGGGCGTTCGGCGCGTGGACGGCCCACCATCTCCACCAGCGCGGCCACCGGGTCGCGCTGGTGGAAGCGCATTCGCCGGCGCACAGCCGCGCTTCGTCCGGCGGTGAATCCCGCCTGATCCGCGCTGGCTACGGCCGCGACGCCATCTACACCCGCATGGCCTGGGACAGTCTGCCGCAGTGGAAGGCGCTGAGTGATCAGGCCGGCCTGCCGATCTTCATTCCCGGCGGCGTCCTCTTCTTTTCGAACGTCCGCGACGACTATTTCGACGGCGCGGTCGAGGTGCATCGCGAGCTCGGCCTGCCGATCGAGGAGCTGGGCCGCGCCGAGCTGCAGCGGCGTTTCCCGATGATCGATTTCGACGGGGTCGCGGTTGGCCTGCACGAACCCGGCTTCGGCGTCCTTATGGCCCGCCGCGCGGTGCAGGCCCTCGTCGAGCGCTTCGTCCGCGATGGCGGGACCTTTCTCGAAGGCGCGGTCGAACCCCCTGCCGGTGATCGCCTCGACACCATTCGCCTCGCCGGCGGCGAGCGAATCAGCGGTGACCGCTTCGTCTTTGCCGCCGGCCCGTGGCTGCCCAAGCTCTTCCCGGACGTCATCGGCGCGCGCATCCGCCCGACCCGGCAGGAGGTGTTCTATTTCGCAGCGCGCGCAGGCGAGAATGACTTCAGCCCCGCCGCCCTGCCCGGCTGGGCGGACTTCAGCACCGGCGACCTGTTCTACGGCACGCCCGATATCGAAGGGCGCGGCGTCAAGTTCGCGCATGATGCGCACGGGCCGCCAGTCGACCCCGACACGCAGGACCGCCGCCCGAGCGACTCTGCCCTGGCCGAGGTCATCTCTTTCCGCGACCGCCGCTTCCCCGAACTACGCGGCGCACCCCTAATTGGCGCCGAGGTTTGCCAGTATGAAAACAGCTCGAACGGCGATTTCCTGATCGACCTGCACCCGCGTTGGGACAATGTCCTGCTGGTGGGCGGCGGATCGGGCCACGGCTTCAAGCACGGGCCGGAGGTCGGCCGTTACGCGGCCGCGCGGCTGTTTGGGTCAGCCGACCCCGAGCCGCGCTTCAGCCTCGCCACCAAGAGCGAGACCCACCAGCGCGAGGTTCATTAG
- the hrcA gene encoding heat-inducible transcriptional repressor HrcA — protein MTQPIGELSDRMREIFGLVVDAYLARGLPVGSKALAGSISLSPASIRGVMSELEERGLLTHPHTSAGRVPTESGLRLFVDGIMQASAPDPRERAEIERRIVRDQPIEDALAAASAALSGLSQAAGVVLAPKHEMRLKQLSFVLLSTTRALAVLVGSDGSVENRIVSLDAGMAAGALAEVSNFINARLAGLTLAEAGERLRAEIRERKEAIDSAAAELIASGLADWSQDQARRPVLIVRGQANLIDDHAAEDLDRVRRLLDELEDRQEIARVLDGARDAPGCRIFIGSENRMFALSGSSVIAAPYRGSQGEVVGVVGVIGPTRLNYARVVPMVDFTAKALTRLMA, from the coding sequence ATGACCCAACCCATCGGCGAGCTTAGCGACCGGATGCGCGAAATCTTCGGGCTGGTGGTCGATGCCTATCTGGCGCGTGGGCTGCCGGTGGGGTCGAAGGCGCTGGCGGGGAGCATCAGCCTGTCGCCTGCGTCAATCCGCGGCGTGATGTCGGAACTCGAGGAGCGCGGGTTGCTGACCCATCCGCACACCTCGGCGGGCCGCGTGCCGACCGAGAGCGGACTCCGCCTGTTCGTCGACGGGATAATGCAGGCATCGGCCCCCGATCCGCGCGAGCGCGCGGAGATCGAGCGGCGGATCGTGCGAGACCAGCCGATCGAGGACGCCCTTGCGGCGGCTTCGGCGGCCTTGTCGGGTCTGTCGCAGGCGGCGGGTGTCGTGCTCGCGCCCAAGCATGAGATGCGATTGAAGCAGCTGTCGTTCGTGCTGCTGAGCACGACGCGCGCGCTGGCGGTGCTGGTCGGGTCCGACGGCAGCGTCGAGAACCGCATCGTCTCGCTCGACGCCGGGATGGCGGCGGGCGCGCTGGCCGAGGTCAGCAATTTCATCAATGCGCGGCTGGCCGGACTGACGCTGGCCGAAGCGGGCGAGCGGCTGCGCGCCGAAATCCGCGAGCGCAAGGAAGCAATCGATTCGGCCGCGGCCGAGCTGATCGCTTCGGGGCTTGCCGACTGGAGCCAGGACCAGGCGCGCCGCCCGGTGCTGATCGTGCGCGGCCAGGCAAATCTGATCGACGACCATGCCGCGGAGGACCTTGACCGCGTCCGCCGGCTGCTCGACGAACTCGAGGACAGGCAGGAGATCGCGCGCGTCCTCGACGGTGCGCGCGACGCGCCGGGATGCCGGATCTTCATCGGCTCCGAAAACCGGATGTTCGCGCTGTCGGGCTCTTCGGTGATCGCCGCGCCCTATCGCGGGAGCCAGGGCGAGGTGGTCGGCGTTGTCGGCGTCATTGGGCCAACGCGGTTGAACTACGCGCGCGTGGTGCCCATGGTGGATTTCACTGCGAAAGCCCTGACGAGATTGATGGCATGA
- the rph gene encoding ribonuclease PH, translating into MRPSGRAPDQMREIRIEPGFTRHAEGSVLVSFGDTRVLCTASVEEKVPPFLRGKGQGWVTAEYGMLPRATHTRGNREAAKGKQSGRTQEIQRLIGRSLRAVVDLKALGERQIVVDCDVLQADGGTRTAAISGAWCALRIAVDKLIEAKSLPSDPIRTQVGAVSCGIHNGTAVLDLDYIEDSAAGCDGNFVLTADGSIVEAQVTAEGECYDEEGLLRLLRLARIGCSEIFQAQLKATGK; encoded by the coding sequence ATGCGACCTTCCGGCCGCGCACCCGACCAGATGCGCGAAATCCGAATCGAACCCGGTTTCACCCGTCACGCCGAAGGCTCGGTCCTCGTCTCGTTCGGCGACACGCGCGTCCTGTGCACCGCCTCGGTCGAGGAGAAAGTGCCGCCCTTCCTGCGCGGCAAGGGCCAGGGCTGGGTCACAGCCGAATATGGCATGCTCCCCCGCGCTACCCATACCCGCGGCAATCGAGAGGCAGCCAAGGGCAAGCAATCGGGCCGCACGCAGGAAATCCAGCGGCTGATCGGCCGTTCGCTGCGCGCGGTGGTCGACCTGAAGGCGCTGGGCGAACGCCAGATCGTCGTCGACTGCGACGTGCTCCAGGCCGACGGCGGCACCCGCACCGCCGCGATCTCGGGCGCCTGGTGCGCGCTGCGGATTGCGGTCGACAAATTGATCGAGGCCAAGTCGCTTCCCAGCGACCCCATCCGCACGCAGGTCGGCGCGGTCAGTTGCGGCATCCACAACGGCACGGCTGTGCTCGACCTCGATTATATCGAAGACAGCGCTGCGGGATGCGACGGCAATTTCGTGCTCACCGCCGACGGATCGATCGTCGAGGCGCAGGTCACGGCAGAAGGCGAATGCTACGATGAGGAAGGGCTGCTCCGCCTGCTTCGCCTCGCCCGCATCGGCTGCTCGGAGATCTTCCAGGCGCAACTGAAGGCGACCGGCAAATGA
- the grpE gene encoding nucleotide exchange factor GrpE, producing MIETTKDEQELHDEAEALRQETAENSPELQEHDQLAELQRQLEEANSKALYAAAEVQNVRRRLEAEKSQASTYAAAQFARDMLAIKDNLDRALAAVTAELREDKVASQFLAGIEATSRELDAVFARNGVTRIEAKGEMLDPHRHQAMMEMPSDAEPGTIVEEMQPGYMLKDRLLRPALVGVAKKPD from the coding sequence ATGATCGAGACGACCAAGGACGAACAGGAACTGCATGACGAGGCGGAGGCACTCCGCCAGGAGACGGCCGAGAATTCGCCCGAGCTGCAGGAGCATGACCAGCTGGCCGAGCTCCAGCGCCAGCTCGAGGAGGCCAACAGCAAGGCGCTCTATGCGGCGGCCGAGGTGCAAAATGTGCGCCGCCGGCTGGAGGCGGAGAAGAGCCAAGCGTCGACCTATGCCGCGGCGCAGTTTGCGCGCGACATGCTGGCGATCAAGGACAATCTCGACCGCGCGTTGGCCGCGGTGACGGCGGAGTTGCGCGAGGACAAGGTTGCGAGCCAATTCCTGGCGGGCATCGAAGCGACTTCGCGCGAGCTCGACGCGGTGTTCGCGCGCAACGGCGTGACTCGGATCGAGGCCAAGGGCGAAATGCTGGACCCGCATCGCCACCAGGCGATGATGGAAATGCCGAGCGACGCCGAGCCGGGCACGATCGTCGAGGAAATGCAGCCGGGCTACATGCTCAAGGACCGCCTGCTGCGGCCGGCATTGGTCGGCGTTGCAAAGAAGCCGGACTAA
- a CDS encoding aquaporin, producing the protein MTRSHLPHQPPLSQRLTAEALGAFFLFATVVGSGIMAEGLAGGNVAIALLGNTLATGAILFVLITMLGPISGAHMNPAVSLVAASRGELPWGDAAAYIGAQLIFGILGVWAAHLMLDLPLLQLSAKTRTGVGQWAGEFVATFGLVLTVLGTVRHRPAWVPASVALYITAGYWFTSSTSFANPAITVARSLSDTFAGIALADVPMFVASQLLGAAFGAVIARQLFDRR; encoded by the coding sequence ATGACGAGATCTCACCTGCCCCATCAACCGCCACTGTCGCAGCGCCTCACAGCCGAAGCGCTCGGTGCCTTCTTTCTCTTCGCCACCGTGGTCGGCTCCGGGATCATGGCGGAGGGTCTGGCGGGCGGGAACGTTGCCATTGCGCTTCTCGGCAACACGCTTGCCACCGGCGCAATCCTGTTCGTGCTGATCACCATGCTCGGCCCCATTTCGGGCGCGCATATGAACCCGGCGGTGAGCCTTGTGGCGGCGTCTCGCGGTGAATTGCCGTGGGGCGACGCCGCCGCCTACATTGGGGCCCAGCTCATCTTTGGCATTCTCGGCGTGTGGGCCGCGCACCTGATGCTCGATCTCCCGCTCCTCCAACTGTCCGCAAAGACCCGCACGGGCGTGGGGCAGTGGGCGGGCGAGTTCGTTGCCACCTTCGGCCTCGTGCTGACCGTTTTGGGCACTGTTCGGCACCGGCCGGCATGGGTCCCGGCATCGGTCGCGCTCTATATCACCGCGGGCTATTGGTTCACTTCGTCGACCAGCTTCGCCAACCCAGCAATCACTGTCGCTCGCAGTTTGTCGGATACCTTCGCGGGCATCGCGCTGGCGGATGTCCCGATGTTCGTGGCGTCGCAACTGCTCGGTGCCGCGTTTGGCGCCGTCATCGCGCGGCAGCTGTTCGACCGGCGCTGA
- a CDS encoding TonB-dependent receptor produces MRISAALLIGTSVLAFAIPAAAQTGQEDIAQTAQPPEAAQPAPDVFAEDEIIVTATKRASRVQDVPFSINAQSEEDLQRANAQTIEDISRNVAGLTVQNLGPGQSQVSVRGVSAGQIARDQPGVKEQVGVYLDETVTSMSLFTPDFDLFDLNRVETLRGPQGTLFGSGSVGGTVRYITNQPNVERLEGMVEADINTVKDGGVGGSLKGAINLPMGPAAAVRVVAYGTHFPGFIDSIGPYDKNNVNDGDRYGVRAALLFQPTPEFKITPRIVYQKVDTGGFNRQDEYILSNNAFVTGGDTLDEREQYLQFREKFRDKTWLADLVASYDFGPVELTSVSSYLNRDILVSRDASALTDSIFVSFNGLGVSPAAIDLDSELLDTTKLKQFTQELRLASTGNGPFQWVVGGFLTNIKRDYSQTLPTPGVEGTFSQQAINGLCIIAGDPTFCQSPGVPKTEAQVSQGFAANSPYNAELPYDIRQRAIFGEGSYDFGQFKITAGGRYYSFKEERDFISGGFFSGLVVSLGDRAKSNGFSPRVIATWEPNRNLSVNVQAAKGFRLGGTNDPLNVPLCTPEDLDVFGGQGAYKDETLWNYEAGVKYSRGGITFNSAVFHNKIKNLQVTQTAGSCSSRIVFNVPKAHSTGIEAEFSARPMPGLDLSIAANIQSAKFDSTVLTGAGDVLGGIEEGNRLPTVPKFQLSANATYGQRLNDSAEWSVTGSVQHIGNRFGEPADQVAGAGSLSAAGGNPAIFYDPATGIFGTTDLDFGSLRLPSYTVTNLTGGVYWDNGLEVQLYVKNLFDVNPKLAIDRERGKRARFGYLVGQPRTIGLTVRKKFGAEPAAPPPPAPVLPPPPPPPAMEPAPPPPPPPPPPPSSGERGR; encoded by the coding sequence ATGCGCATTTCGGCAGCCTTGCTCATCGGCACTTCTGTTCTGGCGTTCGCGATTCCCGCGGCCGCGCAGACCGGCCAGGAGGACATCGCACAAACCGCCCAACCGCCCGAAGCTGCCCAGCCCGCCCCCGACGTCTTTGCGGAAGACGAAATCATCGTCACCGCGACCAAGCGCGCAAGTCGCGTCCAGGACGTTCCCTTTTCGATAAACGCGCAGTCCGAGGAAGACCTCCAGCGCGCCAATGCCCAGACGATCGAGGACATCAGCCGCAACGTCGCCGGCCTCACCGTCCAGAACCTCGGTCCCGGCCAAAGCCAGGTTTCTGTACGCGGCGTGTCCGCCGGCCAGATCGCGCGCGACCAGCCGGGGGTGAAGGAACAGGTCGGCGTCTATCTCGACGAGACGGTGACCTCGATGTCGCTCTTCACGCCCGACTTCGACCTGTTCGACCTCAACCGCGTCGAAACGCTGCGCGGCCCGCAGGGCACGCTGTTCGGGTCGGGTAGCGTCGGCGGCACCGTCCGCTACATCACCAACCAGCCCAACGTCGAGCGCCTTGAGGGCATGGTCGAAGCCGACATCAATACGGTGAAGGATGGCGGCGTCGGCGGCTCGCTAAAAGGCGCGATCAACTTGCCGATGGGCCCGGCCGCGGCCGTGCGCGTTGTCGCCTACGGGACGCATTTCCCCGGCTTCATCGATTCGATCGGGCCGTACGACAAGAACAACGTCAACGACGGCGATCGCTACGGCGTCCGCGCGGCGCTGCTGTTCCAGCCAACGCCCGAGTTCAAAATCACGCCGCGCATCGTCTATCAGAAGGTCGATACCGGCGGGTTCAACCGTCAGGACGAATACATCCTCTCCAACAACGCATTCGTGACCGGCGGCGATACCCTCGACGAGCGCGAGCAATATCTCCAGTTCCGGGAGAAGTTTCGCGACAAGACGTGGCTCGCCGATCTGGTCGCCAGCTATGACTTTGGCCCGGTCGAATTGACCAGTGTCAGCAGCTATCTCAATCGCGACATTCTGGTTAGCCGGGACGCCTCGGCACTGACCGACTCGATCTTCGTGTCGTTCAACGGACTTGGCGTCTCTCCTGCGGCGATCGACCTCGACTCTGAACTGTTGGACACCACTAAGCTCAAGCAATTCACGCAAGAACTCCGGCTCGCCTCGACCGGCAATGGACCCTTCCAGTGGGTCGTCGGCGGGTTCCTGACGAACATCAAACGCGACTATTCGCAGACCCTGCCGACGCCGGGAGTCGAAGGCACATTCTCGCAGCAAGCGATCAACGGCCTGTGCATCATCGCCGGCGATCCGACCTTCTGCCAGTCGCCTGGCGTGCCCAAGACCGAAGCGCAGGTGTCGCAGGGCTTTGCGGCTAATTCGCCCTATAATGCCGAACTGCCCTACGACATCCGGCAGCGAGCGATCTTCGGTGAGGGCAGCTACGACTTCGGTCAGTTCAAGATCACTGCGGGCGGCCGCTATTACAGCTTCAAGGAAGAGCGTGATTTCATCTCGGGCGGCTTCTTTTCGGGGCTCGTCGTCAGCCTCGGCGACCGCGCAAAGTCCAATGGTTTCAGCCCGCGGGTCATCGCCACGTGGGAACCGAACCGCAATCTCAGCGTGAACGTCCAGGCGGCGAAGGGCTTCCGTCTCGGCGGCACCAACGACCCGCTCAACGTTCCATTGTGCACGCCGGAAGATCTCGACGTGTTCGGCGGCCAGGGCGCGTATAAGGACGAGACGCTGTGGAACTACGAAGCCGGGGTCAAATACAGCCGCGGCGGGATCACGTTCAATTCGGCCGTCTTCCACAACAAGATCAAGAATCTGCAGGTCACACAGACGGCGGGCAGCTGCTCGTCGCGGATCGTCTTCAACGTCCCCAAGGCGCACTCGACCGGCATCGAAGCTGAATTCTCGGCGCGTCCGATGCCGGGTCTCGACTTGTCGATCGCGGCCAACATCCAGAGCGCCAAGTTCGACTCCACCGTTCTGACCGGCGCGGGCGATGTCCTCGGGGGCATCGAGGAGGGGAATCGCCTTCCCACCGTGCCCAAGTTCCAGCTTTCGGCCAACGCGACCTATGGTCAGCGTCTCAACGACAGCGCGGAATGGTCCGTGACCGGTAGCGTGCAGCATATCGGAAACCGGTTTGGCGAGCCTGCGGATCAGGTCGCTGGCGCCGGCTCCCTGTCTGCCGCTGGCGGCAACCCGGCGATCTTTTACGATCCGGCCACAGGCATTTTCGGCACGACCGATCTCGACTTCGGTTCGCTGCGTTTGCCGTCCTACACGGTCACAAATCTGACGGGCGGCGTATACTGGGACAACGGCCTCGAGGTGCAACTTTACGTCAAGAATCTGTTCGACGTGAATCCCAAGCTGGCGATCGACCGCGAACGCGGCAAGCGCGCCCGCTTCGGCTATCTGGTTGGACAGCCGCGCACGATCGGGCTGACCGTGCGCAAGAAGTTCGGTGCCGAGCCGGCCGCTCCGCCGCCGCCCGCGCCGGTACTTCCGCCCCCGCCTCCGCCGCCCGCGATGGAGCCGGCGCCGCCGCCGCCGCCTCCGCCACCCCCGCCGCCCTCAAGCGGTGAGCGCGGTCGGTAA